A single genomic interval of Arctopsyche grandis isolate Sample6627 chromosome 8, ASM5162203v2, whole genome shotgun sequence harbors:
- the LOC143916231 gene encoding cytochrome P450 9e2-like isoform X1, producing the protein MNLTLIDLFIFCGGFFITLYLYGSRTYDHFKNKDVKCVKPPLPFFGSGIWVFLGIEHFQDFILRCYNTCKDDKYLGLFEVQRPIILIKDVEILKLVGIEDFDSFPNHRSIISEEIDPLFGSALISLEDQKWRNMRATLSPAFASSKMKNMFVLVEEIAKEFSNFYVEQSKNAVDKTTEIEANDSFIRYTNDVIATCAFGIKMNSMKNTDHKFYKLEKIGGWLLIKFTLLIYFPMLAKFFKMKFFPKKVVSFFRNLLQCTMKSREKMGIIRYDLINILMEVKTGSLKHEESIDESSEAGIAIVEESIIENEVVTKKWNDDELAAQAMTFFLGGFETTSTLIIFFFYEMARNPDIQKKVQEEIDNLINESSHGIVYTDLMQLKYLDMAVSETLRMWPPILITDRVCAKDYTLPPANDANAQNYQIKKGESIWIPIYGFHHDPKHFPEPDCFNPERFSVENKSNINPMTYLPFGIGPRNCIGSRFALLVAKLIIFHTLAKFEIVVTKNTQIPIILTKTSTSLMSDKGMYVGLKLRKS; encoded by the exons ATGAACTTAACTttaatagacttatttataTTCTGTGGTGggttttttattactttgtaCTTATATGGTTCAAGAACTTATGACcattttaaaaacaaagatGTAAAATGTGTAAAACCTCCTTTGCCATTCTTTGGAAGCGGTATTTGGGTTTTTCTAGGAATAGAACATTTTCAGGATTTTATATTGAGATGTTACAACACATGTAAAGATGACAA ATATTTGGGACTGTTTGAAGTGCAACGTCCCATAATTTTGATAAAAGATGTTGAAATACTGAAATTAGTAGGAATCGAAGATTTTGATTCTTTTCCTAATCATCGTAGCATTATATCTGAAGAAATCGATCCATTATTTGGAAGCGCTTTGATATCTCTAGAAG atCAAAAATGGCGAAATATGCGTGCAACTCTAAGTCCAGCCTTTGCGAGCTCGAAAATGAAAAACATGTTTGTATTAGTAGAAGAAATTGCAAAAGAGTTTTCTAACTTTTATGTAGAACAGTCTAAAAATGCAG tTGATAAAACTACTGAGATTGAAGCCAATGATTCTTTCATTAGATACACTAATGACGTTATAGCTACATGTGCATTTGGCATTAAAATGAACTCCATGAAAAATACAGATCATAAGTTTTACAAACTTGAAAAAATCGGTGGATGGTTGCTGATCAAATTTACACTTTTAATTTACTTTCCAATGCTAGCAAAG TTTTTCAAGATGAAGTTTTTCCCGAAAAAAGTAGTATCTTTCTTTAGAAATCTCTTACAATGTACGATGAAAAGTCGAGAAAAAATGGGCATAATTCGTTATGATCTCATTAACATATTGATGGAAGTTAAAACGGGATCCTTGAAACACGAAGAAAGTATAGACGAATCCTCTGAAGCTGGAATTGCAATAGTAGAAGAATCGATTATCGAGAACGAAGTCGTAACCAAAA AATGGAATGATGATGAACTGGCAGCACAGGCTATGACATTTTTCCTGGGTGGATTTGAAACAACTTCTACGCTTATCATATTTTTCTTCTATGAAATGGCTCGCAACCCAGACATCCAAAAGAAGGTTCAGGAAGAAATTGACAACCTTATCAACGAGTCTAGTCATGGCATCGTTTACACTGACTTGATGCAGTTGAAATATTTAGATATGGCAGTTTCGG AAACATTGAGAATGTGGCCTCCAATACTTATTACTGATAGAGTTTGTGCCAAAGATTATACACTGCCACCTGCTAATGATGCTAATGCCCAAAATTACCAG ATAAAGAAAGGCGAGAGTATTTGGATTCCAATTTATGGTTTCCATCATGATCCAAAGCACTTTCCAGAACCGGATTGTTTCAATCCAGAGAGATTCTCCGTTgagaataaatcaaatattaatccAATGACATATTTGCCATTCGGTATTGGACCAAGAAactgtatag GATCTCGTTTCGCTTTATTGGTTGCAAAGTTAATTATTTTCCACACATTGGCAAAGTTTGAGATTGTGGTAACGAAAAATACTCAGATACCCATAATACTGACCAAGACTTCAACAAGCTTAATGAGTGATAAGGGCATGTATGTTGGATTGAAGCTTAGAAAATCTTAA
- the LOC143916224 gene encoding uncharacterized protein LOC143916224, with protein sequence MEALRNTRKSIRARLTRNANHLEGDLSISMLQIRLEIIKPLLSDFESVQAQIDELDEAEARASESVIDEFETEYLIALERCMEMLRLRELQLSASPVGGAAVTISAVSQSNSAIKLPRLELPTFEGNVQNWPLFSQRFLVAMAGETSQLARFQYLLAVLKGEPNRVVSGLELSDDSFSRAWSILEQRYNNKKIVVQSHIRAILDAEQIASNSYASLHRCIDDFSMHVRALANLGVPVDTWDDILVMCITRKLDRYTVRQWELQAPKHEECTFHKLIEFLTLQCQSMANADFVLKGESNPRPRTITNPKAAVLHVRRERPSCISCSGSHSLLACPSFRQMSGDERRSNAIKRRLCLNCLRPGHIVHACQTKQRCFKCGHAHHTMLHDSTPYQTSPSNKAKHYRSPKKSENAKPVKSSLVLHSVRRVSPSHARTVLLSTVEVQVRGGDGRSHKVRALLDNGSELNLISEDLRRRLALKSKRMDVNLVGIGSNRTSITSGAVIRILPRIPNQGSSVDLDCAIMPEIANQLPSRNVSEIRSHLPLHLPLADPSFDIPGTVDMVIGSDAYHAMLRNGKRTILVPSESRGDRGGRIAMMNTAFGWILGGSLEAPTVSSDSRNCHHTTGRDPLSCFGARRPVKTVTRPLDESRISAERRFRLPKRNVPAPFDPHIFRPSQPSSHNSWPVPSWRTTSCATAGGSGRSARSEGATTPAHAAAAPGRQGHRSRSYYSSISNTKRAVRRVARLPVEQHSVNLCNSVANVQNVPH encoded by the coding sequence ATGGAAGCACTTCGGAATACGCGGAAAAGCATTCGCGCTCGGTTAACGAGAAATGCGAACCATTTGGAGGGGGATCTGAGTATTTCCATGCTCCAAATCAGACTCGAGATAATTAAACCTCTGTTGTCTGATTTCGAATCGGTCCAAGCTCAGATTGACGAGCTGGACGAAGCGGAGGCTCGGGCCTCCGAGTCCGTCATTGACGAGTTCGAGACGGAATACTTAATCGCCCTCGAACGATGTATGGAAATGCTCAGATTGCGGGAGCTGCAACTGAGCGCGTCGCCGGTAGGTGGCGCTGCCGTCACGATTTCCGCTGTATcgcaatcaaattcggcaataaaattgccccgtttggagttgcccaccttcgaaggcaacgtccaaaattggccCCTTTTCTCACAACGCTTCTTGGTCGCTATGGCCGGCGAAACTTCTCAACTCGCCCGTTTCCAATACTTGTTGGCAGTCCTAAAAGGAGAACCCAATCGCGTAGTCAGTGGCTTAGAGTTATCTGATGATTCCTTCTCCCGCGCTTGGTCCATTCTGGAGCAGCgctacaacaataaaaaaattgttgttcagtCCCACATTCGCGCAATATTGGACGCGGAACAAATTGCGTCCAATAGTTACGCAAGTTTGCATCGCTGCATAGACGATTTTAGCATGCACGTCCGTGCACTGGCCAACTTGGGCGTTCCGGTCGACACTTGGGACGACATTTTGGTCATGTGCATCACTAGGAAGCTCGATCGATACACGGTTCGACAATGGGAGCTTCAAGCGCCAAAACATGAGGAGTGCACATTCCACAAACTCATCGAATTTCTGACGCTTCAGTGCCAATCGATGGcaaatgccgacttcgtcttaaaaggcgagtcgaatcctcgaccaagaaccattacgaatccgaaggcagcagttctgcatgtgaggagggaacgcccctcctgcatcagttgcagcggaagtcattctctgctagcctgtccatcattccgccaaatgagcggtgatgagcgtaggtcgaacgccataaaacgtcgactatgtctcaactgcttgaggccagggcacatagttcacgcgtgccaaacaaagcagagatgcttcaaatgcggtcatgcccatcacaccatgttacatgactcaactccataccaaacttcgccttcaaataaggccaaacattatcggagcccaaagaaatcagagaacgccaaacccgtaaaatcatcgttggttttacactcggtgagacgcgtatcgccttctcacgcccgaactgtcctgttatccaccgtggaagtacaagttcgcggcggagatgggcgttcgcacaaggttcgagcattgttagataacggctccgaactcaacctcatctctgaagacttaagaaggcgactcgccttaaagtcgaaaaggatggacgtcaacctggtaggaataggttcaaataggacgtccattactagtggcgcggtaattcgaattctaccgcgcatccccaatcagggctccagtgttgatctcgattgcgcaatcatgcccgagatcgcgaatcaacttccatcgcgcaacgtgtccgagattcggagccatttgccgcttcatctcccccttgccgatccgtcattcgatattcccggtacagtggatatggtgataggcagcgacgcctatcatgcgatgttacgcaatggcaaacgtaccattttagttccctccgagtcacgcggtgacagaggaggacgcatcgcgatgatgaatacagctttcggctggatattgggcggctctctagaagcgcccacagtttcaagcgattctcggaattgccatcacacaacgggtcgtgatccgttatcttgttttggcgcgagacgtccagtcaagacagttacgcgtcctctggacgaatcgcgtatttccgcggaacgaagattccgcttaccgaagcgcaatgtacccgcgccctttgaccctcacatctttcgaccttcccaacccagctcccataactcctggccagttcctagttggcgcaccactagttgcgcaacagcaggaggatctggtcgatcagcccggagcgagggtgctaccacaccagcacatgcagcagcggcccctggcagacaggggcacaggagtaggtcctactactcctccatcagcaacaccaagcgagcagtccggcgagtagctcgactgccagtcgagcagcactcagtgaatttgtgcaacagtgtggcgaacgttcaaaacgtcccacattaa
- the LOC143916231 gene encoding cytochrome P450 9e2-like isoform X2: MNLTLIDLFIFCGGFFITLYLYGSRTYDHFKNKDVKCVKPPLPFFGSGIWVFLGIEHFQDFILRCYNTCKDDKYLGLFEVQRPIILIKDVEILKLVGIEDFDSFPNHRSIISEEIDPLFGSALISLEDQKWRNMRATLSPAFASSKMKNMFVLVEEIAKEFSNFYVEQSKNAVDKTTEIEANDSFIRYTNDVIATCAFGIKMNSMKNTDHKFYKLEKIGGWLLIKFTLLIYFPMLAKFFKMKFFPKKVVSFFRNLLQCTMKSREKMGIIRYDLINILMEVKTGSLKHEESIDESSEAGIAIVEESIIENEVVTKKWNDDELAAQAMTFFLGGFETTSTLIIFFFYEMARNPDIQKKVQEEIDNLINESSHGIVYTDLMQLKYLDMAVSETLRMWPPILITDRVCAKDYTLPPANDIKKGESIWIPIYGFHHDPKHFPEPDCFNPERFSVENKSNINPMTYLPFGIGPRNCIGSRFALLVAKLIIFHTLAKFEIVVTKNTQIPIILTKTSTSLMSDKGMYVGLKLRKS; the protein is encoded by the exons ATGAACTTAACTttaatagacttatttataTTCTGTGGTGggttttttattactttgtaCTTATATGGTTCAAGAACTTATGACcattttaaaaacaaagatGTAAAATGTGTAAAACCTCCTTTGCCATTCTTTGGAAGCGGTATTTGGGTTTTTCTAGGAATAGAACATTTTCAGGATTTTATATTGAGATGTTACAACACATGTAAAGATGACAA ATATTTGGGACTGTTTGAAGTGCAACGTCCCATAATTTTGATAAAAGATGTTGAAATACTGAAATTAGTAGGAATCGAAGATTTTGATTCTTTTCCTAATCATCGTAGCATTATATCTGAAGAAATCGATCCATTATTTGGAAGCGCTTTGATATCTCTAGAAG atCAAAAATGGCGAAATATGCGTGCAACTCTAAGTCCAGCCTTTGCGAGCTCGAAAATGAAAAACATGTTTGTATTAGTAGAAGAAATTGCAAAAGAGTTTTCTAACTTTTATGTAGAACAGTCTAAAAATGCAG tTGATAAAACTACTGAGATTGAAGCCAATGATTCTTTCATTAGATACACTAATGACGTTATAGCTACATGTGCATTTGGCATTAAAATGAACTCCATGAAAAATACAGATCATAAGTTTTACAAACTTGAAAAAATCGGTGGATGGTTGCTGATCAAATTTACACTTTTAATTTACTTTCCAATGCTAGCAAAG TTTTTCAAGATGAAGTTTTTCCCGAAAAAAGTAGTATCTTTCTTTAGAAATCTCTTACAATGTACGATGAAAAGTCGAGAAAAAATGGGCATAATTCGTTATGATCTCATTAACATATTGATGGAAGTTAAAACGGGATCCTTGAAACACGAAGAAAGTATAGACGAATCCTCTGAAGCTGGAATTGCAATAGTAGAAGAATCGATTATCGAGAACGAAGTCGTAACCAAAA AATGGAATGATGATGAACTGGCAGCACAGGCTATGACATTTTTCCTGGGTGGATTTGAAACAACTTCTACGCTTATCATATTTTTCTTCTATGAAATGGCTCGCAACCCAGACATCCAAAAGAAGGTTCAGGAAGAAATTGACAACCTTATCAACGAGTCTAGTCATGGCATCGTTTACACTGACTTGATGCAGTTGAAATATTTAGATATGGCAGTTTCGG AAACATTGAGAATGTGGCCTCCAATACTTATTACTGATAGAGTTTGTGCCAAAGATTATACACTGCCACCTGCTAATGAT ATAAAGAAAGGCGAGAGTATTTGGATTCCAATTTATGGTTTCCATCATGATCCAAAGCACTTTCCAGAACCGGATTGTTTCAATCCAGAGAGATTCTCCGTTgagaataaatcaaatattaatccAATGACATATTTGCCATTCGGTATTGGACCAAGAAactgtatag GATCTCGTTTCGCTTTATTGGTTGCAAAGTTAATTATTTTCCACACATTGGCAAAGTTTGAGATTGTGGTAACGAAAAATACTCAGATACCCATAATACTGACCAAGACTTCAACAAGCTTAATGAGTGATAAGGGCATGTATGTTGGATTGAAGCTTAGAAAATCTTAA
- the LOC143915755 gene encoding kelch-like protein 7: MMSVERYDPVSNTWTLVDSMLNYRSNHEIAIIGTEIYVIGGNDAKTKLNTMEVYNIKENKWKVAPLMKHIRSEFAVIMIFTEFI, translated from the exons ATGATGAGTGTTGAAAG gtaTGATCCGGTTTCCAACACTTGGACTTTAGTAGATTCCATGTTAAACTACCGTAGTAATCACGAAATAGCAATAATAGGAACGGAAATTTATGTTATTGGAGGGAATGATgctaaaactaaattaaacacgatggaagtgtataatataaaagaaaataaatggaaAGTCGCTCCACTTATGAAACACATTAGAAGCGAATTTGctgtaattatgatttttactgaatttatttaa